Proteins from a single region of Streptomyces sp. TN58:
- a CDS encoding helix-turn-helix domain-containing protein, with translation MGTDRIQKDSTPTLIGSVQRALRLVEAMYAEGGATAKRLSRVTGIPLPTVYHLLRTLSHEGYVEREGGSFRLADDLPLAS, from the coding sequence ATGGGAACCGACCGCATCCAGAAGGACAGCACACCCACCCTGATCGGTTCCGTGCAGCGCGCGCTGCGGCTCGTGGAAGCGATGTACGCGGAAGGCGGGGCGACCGCCAAACGGCTCTCGCGGGTCACGGGGATCCCGCTGCCCACCGTCTACCACCTGCTGCGTACCCTCAGCCACGAGGGCTACGTCGAGCGGGAGGGCGGGTCGTTCCGTCTCGCGGACGATCTTCCGCTGGCTTCGTGA
- a CDS encoding APC family permease — protein sequence MRRIHAKRVLVGEPLDTARLGETLLPKRLALPIFCSDPLSSVAYATEEILLVLALGGVALLHLTWYAAAAIAVLLVVVIASYRQTCHAYPGGGGAYVVSAENLGQTAALTAAGALLVDYVMTVAVSVVSGVSAITSAVPALDDHEVAMSVAFVALLTVMNLRGVRESGRLFAIPTYGFVLVVYLMFAVAAVRLGTGQTIRAESADLPIIATGTYTGLALVLLAMRAFASGCTALTGVEAISNGVPAFRKPKARNAATTLAAMGFLSVTMFAGVTALAMTYEVHVAADPTELGLPPGTATSTALAQIGRATFGSWHFLFYLLQAVTAGVLILAANTAFNGFPTLASILARDRYAPRQLHNRGDRLVYSNGVVLLALAAVALIVAFDAELTRLIQLYIIGVFVSFTLSQSGMVRHWRKALASPATPREERRHIHRRLAVNALGATLTALVLVIVLVTKFTHGAWLVVIAMPLLFLGMKGVRRHYDRVAVQVGVAPGARPRRPARHHVLVLVAAVHAPTLKAIGYAQALRPDTLTAVTVAADEAEAARLRQAWDEHDPGLPLKIIHSPYREVVGPIMEHVQELAAEPATDMLSVVIPEYVVGHWWEQPLHNQNALRLKARLLFTPGVAVIDVPYLLESAQAAAAPGSPGTDRA from the coding sequence ATGAGGCGTATCCATGCGAAGCGGGTGCTCGTCGGTGAACCCCTCGACACCGCGCGGCTCGGCGAGACCCTGCTCCCCAAGCGGCTCGCCCTGCCGATCTTCTGCAGCGACCCTCTCTCCTCGGTCGCCTACGCCACCGAGGAGATCCTGCTGGTCCTCGCCCTCGGCGGCGTCGCACTGCTCCACCTGACCTGGTACGCGGCCGCCGCCATCGCCGTCCTGCTCGTCGTCGTCATCGCCTCCTACCGCCAGACCTGCCACGCCTACCCCGGCGGAGGCGGCGCGTACGTCGTCAGCGCCGAGAACCTCGGGCAGACCGCGGCCCTCACCGCCGCCGGCGCCCTGCTCGTCGACTACGTGATGACCGTCGCCGTCTCCGTCGTCTCCGGGGTCTCCGCCATCACCTCGGCCGTCCCCGCCCTCGACGACCACGAAGTGGCCATGTCCGTCGCCTTCGTGGCGCTGCTCACCGTCATGAACCTGCGCGGCGTCAGGGAGTCCGGCCGCCTCTTCGCCATCCCCACCTACGGCTTCGTCCTCGTCGTCTACCTCATGTTCGCCGTCGCCGCCGTACGGCTCGGCACCGGCCAGACCATCCGCGCCGAGTCCGCCGACCTGCCGATCATCGCGACCGGCACCTACACCGGACTCGCCCTGGTGCTCCTCGCGATGCGCGCCTTCGCCTCCGGCTGCACCGCCCTCACGGGCGTCGAGGCGATCAGCAACGGCGTCCCCGCCTTCCGCAAGCCCAAGGCCAGGAACGCGGCCACCACACTCGCCGCCATGGGCTTCCTCTCGGTGACGATGTTCGCCGGCGTCACCGCGCTGGCCATGACCTACGAGGTGCACGTCGCGGCCGACCCCACCGAACTGGGCCTGCCCCCCGGCACCGCCACGTCCACCGCCCTCGCCCAGATCGGCCGGGCCACCTTCGGCAGCTGGCACTTCCTCTTCTACCTGCTCCAGGCCGTCACCGCCGGGGTGCTGATCCTCGCCGCGAACACCGCCTTCAACGGCTTCCCGACGCTCGCCTCGATCCTGGCCCGGGACCGGTACGCGCCCCGCCAGCTCCACAACCGCGGCGACCGGCTCGTCTACTCCAACGGCGTCGTGCTCCTCGCGCTCGCCGCCGTCGCCCTCATCGTCGCCTTCGACGCCGAACTGACCCGCCTCATCCAGCTCTACATCATCGGCGTGTTCGTCTCCTTCACCCTCTCCCAGTCGGGCATGGTCCGGCACTGGAGGAAAGCGCTCGCCTCACCCGCCACCCCGCGCGAGGAGCGCCGCCACATCCACCGCAGGCTCGCCGTCAACGCGCTCGGCGCCACCCTGACCGCGCTGGTCCTCGTCATCGTCCTCGTCACCAAGTTCACGCACGGGGCCTGGCTGGTCGTCATCGCCATGCCCCTGCTGTTCCTCGGCATGAAGGGTGTGCGCCGCCACTACGACCGGGTCGCCGTGCAGGTCGGCGTCGCCCCCGGGGCCAGGCCACGCAGACCGGCCCGCCACCACGTGCTCGTCCTGGTCGCCGCCGTGCACGCCCCGACGCTCAAGGCCATCGGCTACGCGCAGGCGCTGCGCCCCGACACCCTGACGGCGGTGACCGTCGCCGCCGACGAGGCGGAGGCGGCGCGGCTGCGCCAGGCGTGGGACGAACACGACCCGGGCCTCCCCCTGAAGATCATCCACTCGCCCTACCGCGAGGTCGTCGGCCCGATCATGGAACACGTGCAGGAGCTGGCCGCCGAACCGGCGACGGACATGCTGTCCGTGGTCATCCCGGAGTACGTCGTGGGGCACTGGTGGGAGCAGCCCCTGCACAACCAGAACGCCCTCCGGCTCAAGGCGCGCCTGCTGTTCACCCCGGGGGTCGCGGTGATCGACGTACCGTACCTGCTGGAGTCGGCGCAGGCCGCCGCGGCCCCGGGAAGCCCGGGGACCGACCGCGCATGA
- a CDS encoding helix-turn-helix domain-containing protein → MSRSDDVLKAHRLAHTGGSAALLGWLAARLGGWTGVVRAGDPGAAGADRGQAGDVPEAAVRGAAEMKARGVRSAVLRGDGSATLLFALDAGRAPDTGRALAAVLPLPHPPEAPALLADAAVPLALVLCAEEARRREERAAVAEARAREAVLHLLMNDRLSTAHQIAEALRPPLPDPMRMYVAECRSGRRAEVARLCQELTGGRAWVVRCPVYVRHLIILVPADAQPASADHDPLAGALTATDPDCAVGVSGELALGQAPAAYTQAFHALAVARGHAERHARFGPGPELALAAHEAGADWAGALLAPLHSYVARRPQDPGGRELRATAHAWLDFGPHATRLLKVHRNTLAARVRLVETLLGLDLGRLGDQAALSLALRLAPAEGWGSAAAPAASPAAAPGLDAVLRDPRLAEWARAHLSRLTGPDAPAGARSTVGAWLAHDARLVPAAAALGVSVPGVRKRLARIETLLERSLLQSPSARYDLWLAHRAEELAG, encoded by the coding sequence GTGTCACGGTCCGACGACGTTCTCAAGGCCCACCGGCTCGCCCACACCGGGGGGTCGGCCGCGCTGCTGGGGTGGCTCGCCGCCCGCCTCGGCGGCTGGACCGGCGTGGTGCGCGCGGGAGACCCCGGCGCTGCCGGGGCCGACCGCGGGCAGGCCGGGGACGTGCCCGAGGCCGCCGTCCGCGGCGCCGCCGAGATGAAGGCCCGCGGTGTACGGTCCGCCGTACTGCGCGGCGACGGGTCCGCCACCCTGCTGTTCGCGCTGGACGCGGGCCGGGCCCCGGACACGGGGCGCGCACTGGCCGCCGTACTGCCGCTGCCGCACCCGCCCGAGGCGCCCGCGCTGCTGGCGGACGCCGCCGTACCGCTGGCCCTGGTGCTGTGTGCCGAGGAGGCCCGACGGCGGGAGGAGCGGGCGGCGGTCGCCGAGGCGCGCGCCCGCGAGGCCGTGCTCCACCTGCTGATGAACGACCGGCTCTCCACCGCCCACCAGATCGCCGAGGCGCTGCGGCCCCCGCTGCCCGACCCGATGCGGATGTACGTCGCCGAGTGCCGCTCCGGCCGACGGGCGGAAGTGGCCCGGCTGTGCCAGGAGTTGACCGGCGGACGGGCCTGGGTCGTGCGCTGCCCGGTCTATGTGCGCCACCTCATCATCCTGGTCCCGGCCGACGCGCAACCGGCGTCCGCCGATCACGACCCCCTGGCCGGGGCGCTGACGGCGACCGACCCGGACTGCGCGGTCGGGGTCAGTGGCGAACTGGCCCTGGGGCAGGCCCCCGCCGCCTACACCCAGGCCTTCCACGCCCTGGCCGTGGCCCGCGGACACGCCGAACGGCACGCCCGGTTCGGCCCCGGCCCGGAGCTGGCGCTCGCGGCTCACGAGGCCGGGGCCGACTGGGCCGGAGCCCTGCTCGCGCCCCTCCACTCGTACGTGGCCCGCCGCCCCCAGGACCCCGGCGGGCGGGAACTGCGAGCCACCGCCCACGCCTGGCTGGACTTCGGGCCGCACGCCACCCGGCTGCTGAAGGTCCACCGCAACACCCTGGCCGCGAGGGTCCGGCTGGTCGAGACGCTGCTCGGGCTGGACCTCGGCCGCCTCGGCGACCAGGCGGCGCTCTCCCTGGCGCTCCGGCTGGCCCCGGCGGAGGGGTGGGGGAGCGCCGCCGCCCCGGCTGCCTCCCCGGCTGCCGCCCCCGGCCTGGACGCGGTCCTGCGCGACCCGCGGCTGGCCGAGTGGGCCAGGGCCCACCTGAGCCGACTGACCGGTCCGGACGCCCCGGCCGGCGCCCGGAGCACGGTCGGCGCCTGGCTGGCGCACGATGCCCGCCTCGTGCCGGCCGCCGCCGCCCTCGGGGTCTCCGTCCCCGGCGTCCGCAAGCGGCTGGCCCGGATCGAAACCCTGCTGGAGCGTTCGCTGCTGCAGTCCCCAAGCGCCCGCTACGACCTGTGGCTGGCGCACCGGGCCGAAGAGCTCGCCGGGTGA
- a CDS encoding PP2C family protein-serine/threonine phosphatase, whose translation MPSHLFADRPAQPPEPGSVDALISQTRRLRGDVDAVRRDTVVDDDDAQGRWQRALCDLAVHHLDDLREHLGQLKEGLPPVPDAGAFPQQAAPEAAPEAQTRVGSAEWNLLTDEVSWSDELFQIFGRSPEAGALPLDELGSTLFSEDQPLLTAWVTACLVDGKPIDGEFRIVRADGRVRTLHMRGEPVLDSDGCTASMWAVLRDVSELRRSQRAVRESRDSLQRQREIAQTEHRLAVELQEAVLPPWRGSLRFPHSDAGSLDVAAHYLPSATSALVGGDWYDALELPDGSSMLTVGDLTGHGVTATSGMAMMLGALRGMAMAGIAPGPLMGWLNQLLETSVQPALGSAVCCSYDPARRVLTWAQAGHPAPLLFRRGSGRALAPPEGILLGATSGATYGQAEERLEVGDLLVLHTDGLTPRSIEFSRADGTERLLALAPRLSAARSAQDCVRLVVEEFGEAEREDDACVLVARVGG comes from the coding sequence ATGCCGTCCCACCTGTTCGCGGACCGTCCCGCGCAGCCGCCCGAGCCGGGGTCGGTGGACGCACTGATCTCGCAGACCCGGCGCCTCCGGGGAGACGTGGACGCCGTCCGCCGCGACACCGTCGTGGACGACGACGACGCCCAGGGCCGCTGGCAGCGCGCCCTGTGCGACCTCGCCGTGCACCACCTCGACGACCTGCGCGAGCACCTCGGCCAGCTCAAGGAGGGACTGCCTCCGGTCCCCGACGCAGGAGCGTTCCCGCAGCAGGCGGCTCCCGAAGCCGCGCCCGAGGCCCAGACGCGGGTCGGCAGCGCCGAGTGGAACCTGCTGACCGACGAGGTCAGTTGGTCCGACGAGCTGTTCCAGATCTTCGGCCGGTCCCCCGAGGCGGGTGCGCTCCCCCTCGACGAACTGGGCTCCACCCTCTTCTCCGAGGACCAGCCGCTGCTCACCGCATGGGTCACGGCCTGCCTCGTGGACGGCAAGCCCATCGACGGGGAGTTCCGCATCGTGCGGGCCGACGGCCGGGTCCGGACGCTGCACATGAGGGGCGAGCCGGTGCTCGACTCCGACGGCTGCACGGCCTCCATGTGGGCCGTGCTGCGGGACGTGAGTGAACTGCGCCGCAGCCAGCGTGCGGTGCGGGAGTCCCGTGACTCGCTGCAGCGTCAGCGGGAGATCGCGCAGACCGAACACCGGCTGGCGGTCGAGCTGCAGGAAGCCGTACTCCCCCCGTGGCGCGGCTCCCTGCGGTTCCCGCACAGCGACGCCGGCTCGCTGGACGTGGCCGCGCACTACCTGCCTTCCGCGACCAGCGCACTGGTCGGCGGGGACTGGTACGACGCGCTCGAACTCCCGGACGGCTCATCGATGCTGACGGTCGGTGATCTGACCGGGCACGGCGTGACCGCCACGTCCGGAATGGCGATGATGCTGGGCGCCCTGCGCGGCATGGCCATGGCCGGTATCGCACCGGGGCCGCTGATGGGCTGGCTCAACCAGCTCCTGGAGACCTCCGTCCAGCCCGCCCTCGGCTCGGCCGTGTGCTGCAGTTACGACCCCGCCCGCCGGGTGCTCACCTGGGCCCAGGCGGGCCACCCCGCCCCCCTGCTCTTCCGCCGCGGATCGGGGCGCGCCCTGGCACCGCCGGAGGGCATCCTGCTGGGCGCGACCTCCGGGGCCACGTACGGGCAGGCCGAGGAACGGCTCGAAGTCGGCGACCTGCTGGTTCTGCACACGGACGGCCTGACGCCGCGCAGCATCGAGTTCAGCCGGGCGGACGGGACCGAGCGGCTGCTGGCACTCGCGCCGCGCTTGTCGGCGGCGCGGTCGGCGCAGGACTGCGTACGGCTGGTGGTCGAGGAGTTCGGCGAGGCGGAACGGGAGGACGACGCCTGCGTGCTCGTCGCACGGGTCGGCGGCTAG
- a CDS encoding aminoglycoside phosphotransferase family protein, with amino-acid sequence MYAATSSVSAPVRSHRTLPVGGGPYLEPGRASAAAQGAVRARRMPSPGSQPVSGRIDLSGPQGAQLRTALASVQRICPEFAPVQVLRRSGRSVLLVGTTGRLTAVAKVLLDHSPEWRERYRHEIAAYRAFVRHRPPVRVPRLIAADPENCTLVVERMAGRVAALQRHPVEPPPRVDLRAALGAVCRVNQWQPPAELFGTPMNYARRIARDYELGLLTDRDLGDLQKLLHGVKLSGAGLQFNHGDALLSNLLLSPAGPVLLDWEHAGWYLPGYDLATLWTVLGDAPAARAQISRLAQSAGPVARDAFLINLMLVLTREIRMSETAVQRSMLAAAPAQPLPMGALSSGEEQRLLLRRLHDDAGMARRAVRAAVGTR; translated from the coding sequence ATGTACGCAGCAACGTCCTCCGTGTCCGCACCGGTCCGGTCGCACCGCACGCTCCCGGTGGGTGGCGGCCCCTACCTCGAACCGGGCCGCGCGTCGGCCGCGGCGCAGGGCGCGGTCCGGGCGCGGCGGATGCCGAGCCCCGGGTCCCAGCCCGTCAGCGGAAGAATCGACCTCTCGGGGCCGCAGGGCGCGCAGCTGCGCACCGCGCTCGCCTCGGTGCAGCGGATCTGTCCGGAGTTCGCGCCGGTGCAGGTGCTGCGGCGCAGCGGCCGCTCGGTCCTCCTGGTGGGCACCACCGGGCGCTTGACCGCCGTGGCGAAGGTTTTACTGGACCACTCGCCGGAGTGGCGTGAGCGCTACCGGCACGAAATAGCGGCATACCGGGCGTTCGTCCGGCACCGCCCGCCGGTCCGGGTGCCGCGGCTGATCGCCGCCGACCCCGAGAACTGCACGCTGGTGGTCGAGCGGATGGCGGGCCGGGTCGCGGCGCTCCAGCGGCACCCGGTGGAGCCGCCGCCGCGGGTGGACCTCCGGGCGGCCCTGGGCGCGGTGTGCCGGGTCAACCAGTGGCAGCCGCCGGCCGAGCTGTTCGGCACCCCGATGAACTACGCCCGGCGGATCGCCCGCGACTACGAGCTGGGCCTGCTCACCGACCGGGACCTCGGCGACCTGCAGAAGCTGCTGCACGGGGTCAAGCTGTCGGGGGCCGGGCTGCAGTTCAACCACGGCGACGCGCTGCTGTCGAACCTGCTGCTGTCCCCCGCCGGTCCGGTGCTGCTCGACTGGGAACACGCGGGCTGGTACCTGCCGGGGTACGACCTCGCCACCCTGTGGACGGTGCTCGGTGACGCCCCCGCCGCCCGCGCCCAGATCAGCCGGCTGGCCCAGTCCGCCGGTCCGGTGGCCCGGGACGCCTTCCTGATCAACCTGATGCTGGTGCTGACGCGGGAGATCCGGATGTCCGAGACGGCGGTGCAGCGCTCGATGCTGGCGGCCGCCCCGGCCCAGCCGCTGCCGATGGGCGCCCTGTCCTCCGGGGAGGAGCAGCGGCTGCTGCTCCGCCGCCTGCACGACGACGCGGGCATGGCCCGCCGGGCGGTGCGCGCGGCGGTCGGCACGCGCTGA
- a CDS encoding MmcQ/YjbR family DNA-binding protein, with protein sequence MRSGVHKWEAVREFALGLPEAFEDHPWGPEDCVVKVNKKIFVFLGNTDGPGQPGLSVKLKDEALHGHAMAAPGAAPTGYGLGRSGWVSVPLAGKGAPSVQVLCEWVEESYRTVALKRHVKELDARIHAED encoded by the coding sequence ATGCGGTCCGGAGTGCACAAGTGGGAGGCGGTTCGGGAGTTCGCCCTCGGTCTGCCGGAGGCCTTCGAGGACCATCCCTGGGGTCCCGAGGACTGTGTGGTGAAGGTGAACAAGAAGATCTTCGTCTTCCTGGGCAACACCGACGGCCCGGGGCAGCCGGGGCTGTCGGTCAAGCTCAAGGACGAGGCGCTGCACGGACATGCGATGGCGGCGCCGGGGGCGGCGCCCACCGGATACGGTCTGGGCCGGTCCGGCTGGGTGTCGGTGCCGCTGGCGGGGAAGGGGGCGCCCTCCGTGCAGGTGCTGTGCGAGTGGGTGGAGGAGAGCTACCGCACGGTGGCGCTCAAGCGGCACGTGAAGGAGCTGGACGCGCGGATCCACGCGGAGGACTGA
- the kstD gene encoding 3-oxosteroid 1-dehydrogenase gives MSASASRTPPASRPSRRAVLAGTGAGVLAAAALPSGGARADSVRAWPRLGEYDVVVVGSGAAGMTAALTAAKRGLSVLVVEKAPAFGGSAARSGAGIWLPNNSVILAAGVPDTPQKAAAYLSAVVGPEVPADRQAAFLANGPRMLDFVMANSPLRFRFMEGYSDYYPDLPGGLPNGRSIEPDQIDGNVLGGELARLNPAYMPVPAGMVVFSQDYKWLNLAAVSARGLAVSAECLARGTAAALRGEKPLTMGQALAAGLRAGLQRAGVPVWLNSPLVDLVQENGSVTGVVVETEGARGVVRARKGVIVGSGGFEHNAAMRAQYQQQPIGTQWSVGAKENTGDGILAGQRAGAALALMEDAWWGPSIPLPGEPYFCLAERTLPGGLIVNANGTRFVNEAAPYSDVVHVMYEKDRGAVGSHIPAWLIVDQNYRNKYLFKDVLPTLPFPDSWYQAGAAVKAWTWDALAGRIGVPAGALRATLSRFNAQAVSGTDSDFHRGDTAYDHYYTDPNVLPNSCLAPVWVPPFHAFRIVPGDLGTKGGIVTDARARALRADGSVIRGLYAAGNASAAVMGHSYAGAGSTIGPAMTFGYVAANDIADG, from the coding sequence ATGTCCGCAAGCGCTTCGCGCACGCCCCCCGCTTCTCGCCCGTCCAGACGCGCGGTCCTCGCCGGTACCGGGGCGGGGGTGCTCGCCGCCGCCGCTCTGCCGTCCGGCGGGGCCCGGGCCGACAGTGTCCGGGCCTGGCCGCGGCTCGGTGAGTACGACGTGGTCGTGGTCGGGTCCGGGGCCGCCGGGATGACGGCCGCGCTCACCGCCGCGAAGCGCGGGCTGAGCGTGCTGGTGGTCGAGAAGGCACCTGCCTTCGGCGGTTCGGCGGCGCGTTCCGGAGCCGGTATCTGGCTGCCGAACAACTCGGTGATCCTGGCCGCGGGGGTACCGGACACCCCGCAGAAGGCGGCGGCGTACCTCTCGGCGGTCGTGGGGCCGGAGGTGCCGGCCGACCGGCAGGCCGCGTTCCTGGCCAACGGCCCCCGCATGCTGGACTTCGTGATGGCCAACAGCCCGTTGAGGTTCCGTTTCATGGAGGGGTACAGCGACTACTACCCCGACCTGCCGGGCGGGCTGCCGAACGGCCGGTCCATCGAGCCCGACCAGATCGACGGGAACGTCCTGGGTGGTGAACTGGCCCGCCTGAACCCGGCGTACATGCCGGTGCCGGCCGGGATGGTGGTCTTCAGCCAAGACTACAAGTGGCTGAACCTCGCGGCCGTGAGCGCGAGGGGCCTGGCCGTGTCCGCCGAGTGCCTTGCGCGCGGTACGGCGGCGGCGCTGCGCGGTGAGAAGCCGCTGACGATGGGGCAGGCCCTGGCGGCCGGCCTGCGGGCCGGGCTCCAGCGGGCCGGGGTGCCGGTGTGGCTGAACAGCCCGCTGGTGGACCTGGTCCAGGAGAACGGCTCCGTCACCGGCGTGGTGGTGGAAACGGAGGGTGCGCGGGGTGTCGTACGGGCCCGCAAGGGGGTGATCGTCGGGTCGGGCGGCTTCGAGCACAACGCGGCGATGCGGGCGCAGTACCAGCAGCAGCCGATCGGCACGCAGTGGTCGGTGGGTGCGAAGGAGAACACCGGGGACGGCATCCTGGCCGGTCAGCGGGCAGGGGCGGCTCTGGCGCTCATGGAGGACGCGTGGTGGGGGCCGTCGATCCCGCTGCCCGGGGAGCCGTACTTCTGCCTGGCCGAACGGACCCTGCCGGGCGGGTTGATCGTGAACGCGAACGGCACGCGTTTCGTCAACGAGGCGGCGCCGTACAGCGATGTGGTGCACGTGATGTACGAGAAGGACCGGGGCGCGGTCGGCTCGCACATTCCGGCGTGGCTGATCGTGGATCAGAACTACCGCAACAAGTACCTGTTCAAGGACGTCCTGCCGACGCTGCCGTTCCCGGACTCGTGGTATCAGGCGGGGGCGGCGGTGAAGGCGTGGACGTGGGACGCGCTGGCGGGCCGGATCGGCGTCCCTGCGGGCGCGCTGCGGGCGACGCTGAGCCGGTTCAACGCGCAGGCGGTGAGCGGTACTGACTCCGACTTCCACCGGGGCGACACCGCGTACGACCACTACTACACGGACCCGAACGTGCTGCCGAACTCGTGCCTGGCGCCGGTCTGGGTGCCGCCGTTCCACGCGTTCAGGATCGTGCCGGGGGATCTCGGTACGAAGGGCGGCATCGTCACGGACGCGCGGGCCCGGGCGCTGCGGGCGGACGGCTCGGTGATCCGCGGCCTGTACGCGGCCGGCAACGCCAGTGCGGCGGTGATGGGCCACAGCTACGCGGGGGCCGGATCGACGATCGGCCCCGCGATGACCTTCGGCTATGTGGCGGCCAACGACATCGCGGACGGGTGA
- a CDS encoding maleylpyruvate isomerase family mycothiol-dependent enzyme, whose protein sequence is MDHIDRIPLFRSEAAAFEKAVRRAYDRGDPVPSVPSCPEWTVTDLVRHLGGVHRFVAHILRERITAPPDPADLTLPETPDGPDALTDWFARGARELAELLSELGPDTPVWTWSVEQTSGFWLRMQLIELAVHRWDAESATGAPAPLAPGIAADAVTQSIEVMAPARRGWRQAPPGTGETYRFRRTDGPESWTVLLSGDDVRAYPADDLRTAPAPTPSADVEIAGTACDLALFLWGRVPPTALRATGDATLLTHWFTLVPPV, encoded by the coding sequence ATGGACCACATCGACAGAATCCCCCTGTTCCGAAGCGAGGCGGCGGCCTTCGAGAAGGCGGTCCGCCGGGCCTACGACCGGGGTGATCCGGTGCCGTCGGTCCCCTCCTGCCCCGAGTGGACGGTGACCGACCTCGTCCGCCACCTCGGCGGAGTCCACCGCTTCGTGGCCCACATCCTGCGCGAACGGATCACGGCCCCGCCGGACCCGGCCGACCTCACGCTCCCCGAGACCCCCGACGGCCCGGACGCGCTCACCGACTGGTTCGCCCGGGGCGCACGGGAGCTGGCAGAGCTCCTGAGCGAGCTGGGGCCGGACACCCCCGTGTGGACCTGGTCGGTCGAGCAGACCTCGGGCTTCTGGCTGCGGATGCAGCTCATCGAACTGGCCGTCCACCGCTGGGACGCCGAATCCGCAACGGGCGCCCCCGCCCCCCTCGCCCCAGGCATCGCCGCGGACGCCGTGACCCAGTCGATCGAGGTGATGGCCCCGGCGCGCCGCGGATGGCGCCAGGCACCGCCGGGGACAGGGGAGACGTACCGCTTCCGGCGTACCGACGGTCCGGAATCCTGGACGGTCCTCCTCTCGGGTGACGATGTCCGCGCCTACCCGGCTGACGATCTCCGCACCGCGCCCGCCCCCACCCCGTCGGCGGACGTCGAGATCGCGGGTACGGCCTGCGACCTCGCACTGTTCCTCTGGGGCCGGGTACCGCCCACCGCCCTGCGCGCCACAGGGGACGCCACCCTGCTCACGCACTGGTTCACCCTCGTCCCGCCGGTCTGA